The genomic DNA AATTTGGGTGACCAGGGTGGACGATCCTCACAGCTAGGATCGTCCACCCTGGTCACCCAAAGTAATAAATATCTCTCTCATTTTGATCCTCTAAATATAACACTACAGATAATTACATTTCTGCCAGAAAAACATAAATCTTCATGATCAAACTCTTTCAGCAGAGATGTTGAAATAACTGAAATTAACTAATTGAACTTTCCTTTTAGCTTTCTATCCAAGAACAAGACGAATCACATCACTGTATCTccaaattttcttttgtttttgtctTGAATGGACAGTAATGTACTTCTTTTCACAGAGCTTCAAGAAGGAACCTTTTCCAAAAGCAGACAACACCAGTTGATCAGTTCTTATTCCGACCACATCTTCCAAATAACGGCTCCTCCTCCACTCTTCTAAAACATGGATTCCGTCATAACCAATATCACATGCATCAAAGAAAATTCCATAAGTGATGAGATCAGGCTTTATATTACATACTCTAGCCTGACGAAAAGCACCATTCAAAGACCTGAAGTCCCTTATCTTAAGATAAAAATGTGCAAGGATGTTGACTATGTTTATATTGATTGGCActttttcttcttccatttcatgaAGAATAGACTCCACGCCCTTTTTGCTGACAAGACCAGCACTAGATAGAAGCAAAATATACCAAACGAGATCAATTTTCCCCCAATTAGCAGTACGAACATCATTTCCTAATTCCTCTAGCTGAGCAAACCTATAATTCCTGATGTAAACTAATGCAAGTTTCCTTATCAGATCCTCCTTTATATAGGCCTTCAATTTCAGAATCCTGCGGTAAACCCTTTCAATCTTCTCCAAGTTACCCATTTCAGCATAAGCCTCAAGCATTGACACAAGAGTAGAAGCTTGCAAGTTCAAGTTCTTAGAACTGAGAACTCTGTATGTGCTTTCCATCTTCTCAAGAAGCCCACTGCGGGCATACTCGGTAATGAGTATGTTATAAGTAACCTCATCTGGAAAACAGCCACTAAGTTCCATCCTCTTCACACACTTGCTCATTTCGTCATATAGACCAAAACATCCATAAGCTCGAAGAAGCCCATTATATGTCTCTGGTGTAGGTAACAGACCAGCTTCCAACATCATAGCAAACGTGGCATTTGAATTATGAAAATCCCTTTTTCTTGCAAAAGCGTGTATTATAGTATTATAGATGGCCAAAGACGGGAAAATATCAGATTTCTTCGTGGCTTCAAATGCAGACATTGCTTCAATCATAAAGCCTTCTCCACAAAACAATTTTATGATTCTCAAATGATTGGAAGGATTGTTTCTTGTCATCTCAATATTTTTCCATAAATCAAATACCTGGTTTCATACAAGATTAGTGTGACTTGAACTTTGCATAAAATATTGAATCGCTCAATGCTAAGCAACATCAGACTAGAAAAAAATTACATCTGTGTAGAGTTTCACAAATACAGTGTTCAATTAAAGAAACTATGTATCCAATTATAGATTATAACATGGTTTTAAATCTCAAGTGGTACCGAAGTTTCGGTCTCGGACCGGAATGATACAGTTTCGGTACTGTATCGTGCCAATATAGttttagtatttttaaaatataaaatatattaactaaaaataaaaaatttaatctaaatagctaaaagttgattaaaattattaatctaagttATTTATTAAAACCCAAGTTTAAAATCACCCCCTCCAACCTCTGTTATGTGACGATTGTGGGCACGCGCAACCCGCACGACGTGTCCTTATATAGAATGATCTGGCATGATCTAGCATTGTGCTAGTGTCGGTCCATGGGCGGAACGAGATGTTTCGTTCCTATCATATGAAACGGCTCGACATTTTAATCTATGGATTAAATAATACCTGGTTTCCATTGTTAAAACACAGtgacaattaaaaattaaagcaGTGAACAGACTAGCCACACATGTATGATGAAGCCTAATCAAATATGATAAAGTGCATCTCAAAATTGACAGACTATAATTCCACAAATATGCTAAGCATCAAGATTTGAAGTTCCATTCCTGGTTGGATTTATAGTAATCAAATGTTGACATGTGGTACCGTCGGCGCTGGTTAGGAAGAAGATATTGCATGGTCTGTGATAAGAAAAGCACAGGCTAGACGAAATCCATCTATGCAATTAGGTTGCCAACTTCATGTTTTTCAGCTGTCTGTAGAAAAGAAAAGGATGAAGCAACATTGCTGCAGGCCTCTAAAAAGACGATAAAGTGAAGACTTGTTGTCATCCACTTGTTCCTCATGAATCACCACTCATGCTCATCGAATGAAGAGTGTTTGTGACAAGTATGAAAGGAAGATAAAGTCCAATTAGGAAGCAGACCTCCattgaaagaagaaaagaaaactcaTTGTCATGCACCTGCAGCTAACCACAATGCAAGTTTGTCTAGTCAACTGTAAAAGAAGACGATGAGATCATGAGACACCTCCAATGTTTGGgtgacaatgatttttttttttcatgttgaaTGACTAGTATATAATATTTTGAAGGGGAAAAAATCTAGTATGCCTTTCACCTTATACTATCTAGGTGAGTCTAACATATTATAATATCACATAAAGGGAACCAAAAGGAGTTGTTACCAAAGttataatcatcaatacatgggAAGTTATGTGGGTATATTAACCACTAGCCCAGGAGAGCAATTGGATGATGGCATGTCTGCGGTGGATAACTAATAGCAAAGCTAGGGCTCTAGATCTATCAGATTAAGCAAATACTTAATAATATGGTGAATCGTGCCAACTCATGATGAAAGATTAAAATCAGAGAAATTGATAGGCTGCCCCCACCTACAAGGTCACGTGTCTAACCATCAGTCATCTAGCACTCAGTCTGAGACCCACAAAAGGGGACTAGGTGCAAGATCTCATTCTCAATCTGCTATGGTAGTTGGTGAGGATAAATCTCTACGCAATCTCCAGGTAACAACTATCACTCCTTGTCAGGTCAATTTAATCTCATTTATTTCCACATCTCTACACCTCATCCCAATTTACCTGGTTATCTTCATCACCAGACTGGACAACCAAGCAATCGTTAGGCCAGCTTGGCTGTGCTAGGTTCACCACAGCTGAGCTTCGCTCACCTTGGATAAACACAAGTTACCTAGGTCAAAGCAACCAACCTTCCATTCATACTTCGATAGAACACAAACTAGTTTGGTCCCCGTTCATCAAACTCTCCAAATCTAGGTCCAAGAATACTCAAACAGTCAGAAGACTTCTCTGTTTGTTCTAATCAAACTAAATAAATTGGTGCTGGTGCTGAGCGTGGAGGGATAATGAAAGGAAGAGAAGCAATAAATCCAAATTTCCCCTAATCACCTTTAAAAAGGTTGGGAAAGTTCTCTACTAAGGAGGAGAAATTGAGGCTGGAGTTTCCCTTCTGTGGATGAATAATCCACTCAATTTCAGGGCTACAAGTTCTGATTGtagattaaaaaataattattacaataataaataaataaataaataaattgggaAGACATAAATTTCCAGTTGTTGATGATggatgacatgataataaagATGTTTTACCATTTCATGAAATCAAAAGGtcggaaaaagaagcaagtacCAATGTGGTGACTCAGGCATAATGGAGGAGCAAGGAGTCCGACAAAAGCAAGATCAACGTGGAGGTGAGCAGGGACAAGACAAGAGTAAGAAGGTGGGAGTAGATGTATCGAGGGATAAAGGTAAATGGAAAGAAAGGGAGTGGCCAACTTGGGAAAGTAAGGGAGGTAAACAACAATCTGAGGTCAAAACACCATTCATTTTGGAGATGCAAAATAAATACTTTCATGTGCCATATATAGGGTGTACTAATCCTTCAAAGCATGTAAATGATTTTGACTAGAATGTCTTTGTGTGGAACATCAAATGTACTGATTTGTCAGATATTCCTAACCACTATTAGGGGTGGTACACTATAAGGGAGATTAACAATTTTGAAGAGCTTGCCAAAATATTTGAATCTTATTTTCTGGAAAGTAGTAGAATGACCGCAGGTTAGATTGTTCAATGTCATTCAAATGGGGGAGATGACCCACTCCCAACTTGGGAAAGTAAGGGAGGTAAACAACAATCTGAGGTCAAAACACCATTCATTTTGGAGATGCAAAATAAATACTTTCATGTGCCATATATAGGGTGTACTAATCCTTCAAAGCATGTAAATGATTTTGACTAGAATGTCTTTGTGTGGAACATCAAATGTACTGATTTGTCAGATATTCCTAACCACTATTAGGGGTGGTACACTATAAGGGAGATTAACAATTTTGAAGAGCTTGCCAAAATATTTGAATCTTATTTTCTGGAAAGTAGTAGAATGAAAGCAGGTTAGATTGTTCAATGTCATTCAAATGGGGGTGAGATGAGCCACTGTCAACATTTGTTAAGAAGTACGCGAGGGGAGCCAGCAAGGCTGGTTGATGATTCAAATCCAACCACTCAGATGACAGCCTTCAAGAAAGTACAAAGTCTATCGAAATTCTAACAATCCCTATATAAGAATCCCCCACAGATTTTTGTTGCTATGCCTGAAGGAACCAACAAGTTTTCTATTATATATTATGTGATGCAGGGAAAGGTGATTGAATTGAAGCTTAGGAGGATCAAGGAGATCAAAAAGGTTAGGCAAAAACTAAAGCCAAAGGGATGCTTTTAAACATGCCACAACCAGAGATATTCATTGAGACAAAGGATAGAAATCTGCTGCATGGGCCTAACAAATTTGTTTCATAATGCATAAGTGTGGTGAGACAAAATATAGCAGATATCCAGTTGGGAACACAGACATGATACATAAATGCATCCAATTGAAATTCCAGACTAAAGAGATGATAAAGTAGGGATCAGGGACCTCAAGAAGGTTATGCAAAAATGAAGCCAAAGGAATGCTTTTAAACATCATTGTGATGAAGGATAGAAATCCGCTGCATAAATCCTAACAAATTTGTTCAATAATGAAGTGGGGTGagaccatggtttaaaatctcaaatCGTACCACTGGACCAGAATAATACGGTTTCGACATCGTATGTGTAGTGCCGACCaaagtttaaaatctcgacccatGCCGAAGTTTCTGTCCCAGACCGGAACGATATGGTTTCAGTATCGTATCTTACCATGTCAATACGCTTTcggtatttttatttatatatagtaattattaaataaatatgtttattgtgtataattttaaaataagttataaattgattttatataaattctcaattattGGACAACTTAAtatggttaaaaaaaataattaaatatagttttcgttaaagaaaattaatctatcgataacttgaattaaaattgatatatcaTAATATATTACCCTACTAATACCAAAAAGAGTGGCATGAATCAGATAGAAGCATTGATTCTTACAACATTCTACTTAAAGTCAATTCCATAGGTCTCCAACACCCAAATTAAATAGTCATCCCATGACATGCAATattaatattgatttctccacaTGTCCATCAATGTGTATTGATTCATCACTGGAAGTTGGATTTAAACCGGCATTATTGAAATCGGAATGGATACAGGGACATGCTCAGGATAAGGATAAGCATATGTCCCCAAGCTTTGGTACGATGAATCGCCATATGATGCATCAGAGTTATAATAAGATGGCTGCGAGTATGATGAACTTCGGCTAAAATCAATCTGAGCTAAACTCTCCTGCATATCTTGataattattaaatttcttttgttTGTCACCATTATATCGACGTTGATATCGAATATCACTTCTACTAGCTCCATGATCATAATCTTGAGTTGCATGTGTGTAATCTATCTCACATGTCCATGGCTCCGGTGCTAGAGTAGGGGGAACATAATTTTTACCACTAGATGCATTACCACTATCATCACTTCCATGAGTATTTGCACTACTATCAACATCACTATCCTCATTTCGAACTTCTCGTTGGATTATAATGTCAGAAGGTGATGATGTTTCATCACTATCATCATGTTCTTGCTCATCAATTGCATCATGTGGATTTTCTCTAATTCTCGACCGCATCCCGTAAAAATAAGAGGTTTgtcttttttttaagtaaaaattgcAGGAACTTTGCCTTTGTTTTTGCCTTTatctatggactttggttgagtTTGGGGTTGGGATGTTTGAGAATGTCTAGATCAAGATCCATAAAATCAAAATTCTTGATCAAAAGCTTCATCATCATGTTCTTCCTCACGGATATTTCCTTTAGCTTGTATTTTTTCAATCTATTGAGTAAGAAATTGAGATGGTCGTGGTGAGTCTCTTTCTTTATCAAATAATGGATTCTCAGCCTCTGCATCGCTTCACCAATCCATCATTAGATCATTCTCAGTTTGGACAAATCCAATATTAAATGGGTCTACA from Zingiber officinale cultivar Zhangliang chromosome 4A, Zo_v1.1, whole genome shotgun sequence includes the following:
- the LOC121969966 gene encoding pentatricopeptide repeat-containing protein At4g14190, chloroplastic-like: MSTNLGSASFYSLSSFRNYSFSSSHSSTISLPILNSQHSSSSKLRSSRRPVAEHQPLPQDWEQRHRALLVDTFHRNNGLRSLIHEASRNSGSCALQLLEKDGDWTEDNLWAMVSFLVETGRAEEALQVFDLWKNIEMTRNNPSNHLRIIKLFCGEGFMIEAMSAFEATKKSDIFPSLAIYNTIIHAFARKRDFHNSNATFAMMLEAGLLPTPETYNGLLRAYGCFGLYDEMSKCVKRMELSGCFPDEVTYNILITEYARSGLLEKMESTYRVLSSKNLNLQASTLVSMLEAYAEMGNLEKIERVYRRILKLKAYIKEDLIRKLALVYIRNYRFAQLEELGNDVRTANWGKIDLVWYILLLSSAGLVSKKGVESILHEMEEEKVPININIVNILAHFYLKIRDFRSLNGAFRQARVCNIKPDLITYGIFFDACDIGYDGIHVLEEWRRSRYLEDVVGIRTDQLVLSAFGKGSFLKLCEKKYITVHSRQKQKKIWRYSDVIRLVLG